The following proteins are co-located in the Deinococcus apachensis DSM 19763 genome:
- the ald gene encoding alanine dehydrogenase: protein MKIGLPKEIKVKENRVALTPGGVGTLVRRGHTVVVEEGAGLGSGISDSEYVTAGAVMGTAADAWAAEMVMKVKEPIASEYKYLRDDLLLFTYLHLAADRPLTEALLAAGTTAVAYETVQLEDGSLPLLMPMSEVAGRLSVQAGAYHLQKPVGGRGVLLGGVPGVQAGHVVIIGGGVVGTNAAKMAMGLGAKVTVLDVSHRRLTYLDDVFFGKLTTMMSSEANIRALLPEADLLIGAVLIPGAKAPHLVTRDMLPLMQEGSVIVDVAVDQGGCVETIHPTTHDDPTYVVDGVIHYGVANMPGAVPRTSTFALTNQTLPYALMLADHGTAALHRNRALMLGLNTHGGKLTYQGVADAFELPAVEAAAVLA from the coding sequence ATGAAGATCGGACTTCCGAAGGAAATCAAGGTTAAGGAAAACCGCGTGGCACTGACGCCCGGTGGGGTAGGAACGCTGGTGCGTCGGGGACACACCGTTGTCGTGGAGGAAGGTGCGGGGTTGGGCAGCGGCATCAGCGACAGCGAGTACGTGACGGCGGGCGCCGTGATGGGCACGGCGGCAGACGCCTGGGCCGCCGAGATGGTGATGAAGGTCAAGGAGCCCATCGCCTCCGAGTACAAGTACCTGCGGGACGACCTGCTGCTCTTCACCTACCTCCACCTCGCCGCCGACCGACCCCTCACCGAGGCGCTGCTCGCGGCGGGTACCACCGCCGTCGCGTACGAGACGGTGCAGCTTGAGGACGGCAGCCTCCCCCTCCTGATGCCCATGTCGGAGGTCGCCGGGCGCCTGAGCGTGCAGGCGGGCGCGTACCACCTCCAGAAGCCGGTCGGCGGGCGCGGGGTGCTGCTGGGCGGCGTGCCCGGCGTGCAGGCGGGCCATGTGGTCATCATCGGCGGCGGCGTGGTGGGCACGAACGCCGCGAAGATGGCGATGGGGCTGGGGGCCAAGGTCACGGTGCTCGACGTGTCGCACCGCCGCCTGACCTACCTCGACGACGTGTTCTTCGGCAAACTCACCACCATGATGAGCAGCGAGGCGAACATCCGCGCCCTGCTGCCCGAGGCGGACCTGCTGATCGGCGCGGTGCTGATCCCCGGCGCCAAGGCCCCCCACCTCGTCACGCGCGACATGCTCCCCCTGATGCAGGAGGGCAGCGTCATCGTGGATGTGGCGGTGGACCAGGGCGGCTGCGTGGAAACGATCCACCCCACCACCCACGACGACCCGACTTACGTCGTGGACGGCGTGATCCATTATGGGGTGGCGAACATGCCGGGCGCCGTGCCGCGCACGAGCACCTTCGCGCTTACCAACCAGACCCTCCCCTACGCGCTGATGCTCGCCGACCACGGGACCGCGGCTCTGCACCGCAACCGCGCGCTGATGCTCGGCCTGAACACCCACGGGGGCAAGCTGACCTACCAGGGCGTCGCGGACGCCTTCGAGCTGCCCGCTGTAGAAGCGGCGGCTGTGCTGGCTTAG